In Nicotiana tabacum cultivar K326 chromosome 19, ASM71507v2, whole genome shotgun sequence, one DNA window encodes the following:
- the LOC107766820 gene encoding uncharacterized protein LOC107766820: MKYVLVTGGVVSGLGKGVTASSIGVVLKACGLRVTSIKIDPYLNTDAGTMSPFEHGEVFVLDDGGEVDLDLGNYERFLDVTLTRDNNITTGKIYQSVLEKERKGDYLGKTVQVVPHITDAIKDWIESVSLTPVDGKDGPADVCVIELGGTVGDIESMPFIEALRQLYFSVGQDNFCLIHVSLIPVLGVVGEQKTKPTQHSVRELRALGLTPHFLACRSAQPLLENTKQKLSQFCHVAVANILNIHDVPNIWHIPLLLRNQNAHDAVLKQLDLLSVAKPVDLWEWTRRAETFDNLTKTVRIAMVGKYVGLTDSYLSVVKALLHACIACSYKPSIDWIAASDLEDDSAQSAPEAYATAWETLRGAACVLVPGGFGDRGVKGMILAARYARENNVPYLGICLGMQISVIEFARSVLHMEKANSEEFDPQTPDLVVIFMPEGSKTHMGSTMRLGSRRTLFQTPDCITSKLYHNSKYVDERHRHRYEVNPEVVGTLEEAGLRFVGRDESGKRMEILELPGHPFYVGVQFHPEYKSRPGRPSAPFLGLIMAATGQLEAYVQTQQNGSI, from the exons ATGAAGTACGTTTTGGTAACTGGCGGTGTAGTGAGTGGTCTTGGCAAGGGCGTTACAGCAAGTAGCATCGGCGTTGTCCTCAAAGCATGTGGCCTTCGTGTTACCTCTATCAAAATTG ATCCATATTTGAACACTGATGCTGGCACCATGTCCCCTTTTGAGCATGGGGAGGTTTTTGTGCTTGATGATGGTGGAGAG GTCGATCTGGATTTGGGAAATTATGAACGTTTTTTGGATGTGACATTGACAAGGGACAACAACATTACCACTGGAAAGATATATCAG TCTGTTCtggagaaggaaaggaaaggtgATTATCTTGGAAAAACTGTTCAG GTGGTTCCCCACATCACTGATGCTATTAAGGATTGGATTGAGTCGGTATCTCTGACCCCTGTGGATGGGAAAGATGGACCTGCAGACGTTTGTGTCATTGAATTGGGGGGGACTGTAG GTGATATTGAATCGATGCCCTTCATTGAGGCTTTACGGCAGTTGTATTTCTCAGTTG GGCAAGACAACTTTTGCCTTATTCATGTCAGTCTTATACCTGTACTAGGTGTTGTCGGTGAGCAA AAAACAAAGCCTACTCAACATAGTGTGCGGGAGCTGAGAGCATTAGGTTTGACTCCCCATTTTTTGGCATGCCGGTCTGCTCAG CCTTTACTGGAGAATACAAAACAGAAGCTTTCACAGTTTTGTCACGTTGCT GTTGCTAACATCCTAAATATCCATGATGTTCCAAACATTTGGCATATTCCGCTCCTGCTTCGG AaccaaaatgcacatgatgccgTTCTAAAGCAATTGGATTTGCTGAG TGTCGCAAAACCTGTTGATTTATGGGAATGGACGAGAAGAGCTGAGACCTTCGACAATCTTACCAAAACT GTTAGAATTGCGATGGTTGGGAAGTATGTTGGGTTAACAGACTCTTACTTATCTGTAGTGAAG gCCCTTTTGCATGCATGTATTGCATGTTCATATAAGCCATCCATTGACTGGATTGCAGCATCAGATCTTGAAGATGATAGTGCTCAATCG GCCCCAGAAGCTTATGCAACAGCGTGGGAGACTCTAAGG GGTGCAGCATGTGTCTTGGTTCCTGGTGGGTTTGGTGATCGTGGTGTCAAGGGGATGATATTGGCTGCAAGGTATGCTAGGGAAAATAACGTACCGTATCTCGGGATTTGTTTAGGGATGCAGATTTCTGTAATTGAGTTTGCCAGATCT GTGTTGCATATGGAAAAAGCAAACAGTGAAGAGTTTGACCCCCAGACACCGGACCTTGTTGTAATTTTTATGCCTGAG GGGTCAAAAACACATATGGGAAGCACCATGAGACTTGGATCTAGGAGAACGTTGTTCCAGACTCCTGATTGTATCACGTCAAAACT GTATCACAATTCTAAGTATGTGGATGAACGGCATCGCCATAGATATGAG GTCAATCCTGAAGTTGTAGGGACTTTGGAAGAAGCTGGTCTGAGATTTGTGGGAAGGGACGAAAGTGGAAAACGAATGGAG ATATTAGAGCTTCCAGGTCACCCATTTTATGTTGGTGTGCAATTTCATCCTGAATACAAGTCAAGGCCAGGGAGACCTTCAGCTCCTTTTCTAG GTCTTATCATGGCAGCAACAGGACAGTTAGAAGCTTACGTCCAGACGCAGCAGAATGGAAGCATATAA
- the LOC107766821 gene encoding uncharacterized protein LOC107766821, which translates to MQKKRSVVGRRAWNILRLALLWARKGGIFKNRHLIADLRLLPKYIRSLRHTNDYGYGYGVGPGALHYEFSFDDTPIIHVKMHRPASLRFKMPNITCIKPQVNFDFDDDDVPRRSFLKSADDEYASYEVSEEISCPGDEPIDMKADQFIAKFYEQINLQNQMSMS; encoded by the coding sequence ATGCAGAAGAAGAGATCAGTGGTTGGTCGTAGAGCTTGGAACATTCTCCGCCTAGCCTTGTTATGGGCAAGAAAAGGTGGCATTTTCAAGAACAGACACCTTATAGCCGATCTCCGTTTGCTTCCCAAATACATTAGAAGCCTCCGTCATACCAATGACTATGGGTACGGATACGGTGTTGGTCCCGGTGCTTTACATTATGAGTTTTCCTTTGATGACACCCCTATCATTCATGTCAAGATGCATCGCCCTGCTTCCTTGCGTTTCAAGATGCCTAACATCACCTGCATCAAACCTCAAGTTAactttgactttgatgatgatgatgttccaAGGAGAAGTTTTTTGAAGAGTGCCGATGATGAATATGCGAGCTATGAGGTCTCTGAGGAGATTAGTTGTCCTGGTGATGAACCTATTGATATGAAGGCTGACCAATTTATTGCAAAGTTCTATGAACAAATAAACCTGCAAAATCAAATGTCTATGAGCTAA
- the LOC107766825 gene encoding uncharacterized protein LOC107766825, which translates to MQKKRSVVGRRAWNLLRLTLLLWARKGGIFKNKLLIELRLLPKYIKSLGHTNNYGGALHYHYGEREFSFDDTPIIHVKMHRPASLRFKIPNIPCIKPQVDVPRKSFLNWEDGDNEEDAYASCEVSEEISCPGDEAIDMKAEEFIAKFYEQIKLQRQI; encoded by the coding sequence ATGCAGAAGAAGAGATCAGTGGTTGGTCGTAGAGCTTGGAACCTTCTCCGCCTGACCTTGTTATTATGGGCAAGAAAAGGTGGCATTTTCAAGAACAAGCTCCTAATTGAACTCCGTTTGCTTCCAAAATATATCAAAAGTCTCGGCCATACCAACAACTACGGTGGTGCATTACATTATCATTATGGGGAGCGTGAGTTTTCCTTTGATGACACCCCTATCATTCATGTCAAGATGCATCGCCCTGCTTCCTTGCGTTTCAAGATACCAAATATCCCTTGCATCAAACCTCAAGTTGATGTTCCTAGGAAAAGTTTCTTGAACTGGGAGGATGGTGATAATGAAGAGGATGCATATGCAAGCTGCGAGGTCTCTGAGGAGATTAGTTGTCCCGGTGATGAAGCTATTGATATGAAGGCTGAGGAATTTATTGCCAAGTTTTATGAACAAATAAAGCTGCAAAGACAAATATAA